In a genomic window of Chrysemys picta bellii isolate R12L10 chromosome 1, ASM1138683v2, whole genome shotgun sequence:
- the LOC135983877 gene encoding uncharacterized protein LOC135983877: MMERSHDRDALQCRIKVKELRSAYRKARDANGHSGAPPTTCRFYKELDAILGVNPTSTPNTTMDTSEPVGGGEEEEEEENGSEGGGPDGDTPESLEPCSQELFSSQEEGSQSQRPVLGGGQTEEQVPTASTLRPQPSLLSPAQRLQRLRKRPRKSKEDMLQEVMRQSIKENEKAQNWRERESRICQENAAHRQQSTEHQQQSTDRLISILEHQADAIQELIAMQKEKQYRKHKCHLPLQPLSQNSFRCAPLSPPTHFPQLPCSSRHPLPPTPVSSPSRPENHDPYPLHSTPITMQYSYPEVQHSLHSTSDRTYANL; this comes from the exons atgatggaaaggagccatgaccgggacgccctgcagtgcaggattaaagtgaaggagctgcggagtgcctaccgcaaagcccgcgacgcaaacggccactcgggtgctccccccacgacctgccgattctacaaagagctggatgcgatacttggggttaaccccacctccactccgaacaccaccatggacacttctgagccggtgggggggggggaggaggaagaggaggaggaaaacgggagtgagggtggtgggccggatggagacaccccggaatccctggagccatgcagccaggagctcttctcgagccaggaggaaggtagccagtcacagcggccggtacttggtggaggacaaacagaagagcaggttccca cagcatcaaccttgagacctcagccgtccctcttatcgcctgctcagagactgcaaagactcaggaagagaccgcgaaaaagcaaagaagacatgctgcaagaagtgatgcggcaatctattaaagagaatgagaaagcacagaactggagggagagagaaagcaggatctgccaggaaaatgcagcgcaccggcagcaaagcacggagcaccagcagcaaagcacggatcggctcataagcatcctagagcaccaagcagacgctatccaggagctcatagccatgcagaaagagaagCAGTACCGCAAACACAAATGCCAcctccccctacagcccttgtcccaaaactctttccgttgtgccccactgtcacctccaacccactttccccaacttccgtgttcttcacgtcacccgctgcctccaacaccagtatcttcaccatcccgccctgaaaaccatgacccttaccctctgcactcaacccccatcaccatgcagtatagctatcctgaagtgcagcactcactgcacagcacatcagacaggacatacgcaaatctgtga